CGGACCGCATCCAGGCGATGCCGTCATGCTGCCGGCTCTGCATCTCCATGACGTGGGCGACGGCGTGCTGGCCCCAGCCGTCGCGCGGCTCGAGCTCGACCGCGCGCCGTCCGACCGCCTCGGCACGGGCATAGTCGCCCGTCTCCTCCAGCCCGAAGGCATAGGCCGCCAGGATGGCATGGCAGCCCGGCATCGACGCGTCCCATTGCGGCATGACCCGGGCGATGCGGTCGCGCAGCAGGCGGGCATTGCCGGTGAAGAAGTCGATCTGGTGCCCGGCCTGCAGCGCCAGCGCGTCACGCGGATGGGCGATCGTCAGATCCTCGAGCAGTTCGCTCGCCCGGTGCCAGCCGCCGTCGACCAGCGCGCCGAGCGCTGCCACATGCCCCTTTTCGCGATCGTTCGCGGGCAGCGCCGCCGCCGCCGCGTGGATTGCCTTCGCCGCCGCCGTGGCGGCAGGATCGGTCGCCAGCGCGAAGAGCCAGCCCTTCAGCACGTGCGCCATCACGAAGTCCGGCCGCGCCGCGATCGCCCGGTCGGCATGGGCGACGGGATCGCCCACGAAGGCCTGCAGGCCGGCCAAGCCCGCCTCGTAATGTTCGAGACTGGCGCCGTCGGCACCCGAGAGGGAAAAACCCAGCCGGTCGCGGATCATGGCAGGGTCCTCACTGGCCCGAACGCAGGGCGACGGTCGCCACGCCGGCGCCGACGAGCAGCGTCCCGCCCGTGCGGTTGACGATCGACAGCACACGCGGACTGGCCACCGCCTGCCGCGCTCGCGACGCGGCAAGCGCATAGCCGAGCGCGTTGAGGAAGGCGAGCACGAGAAACGTCGCCTCGAAGATCAGCATCTGCGTCCAGAAATTCCCGCTGCGGTCGAGGAACTGCGGCAGGAAGGCCACGAAGAAGGTGATGCTCTTCGGGTTGAGCGCCGTGACCAGCCAAGCATGGCCGAGCATCCGCAGCGACGACGACGCCGACCGGCGCGGCTCGGCCTGCAGGGTCCCGCCGGCGCGAAACAGCTTGACGCCCAGCCAGACGAGATAGGCCGCGCCGATCCACTTGAGGATCGTGAACACGGTCGCGGAGGCCGCCAGCAGCGCGCCGATGCCCAGCATCGACAGCGTCATGGCGGTGAAGTCGCCGAGCGCGACGCCCGCCGCCATCGGCAGCGCGGTGCGCCAGCCCTGACCGAGCGCATAGGACACGACGAGCAGGATCGTTGGTCCTGGAATGATCAGCAGCACGGCGGACGCCGCGGTGAAGGCTAGCCAGGTTTCGATCGACATGGGGTTCTCCGTTCCCCGCGAAGGAAGTCACAGGCGCCGCCGCCTGTCCAGACGCCACGATGGCGCGGCGACGGCCCGCGGCCCGCCTTTCCTATTGCCGCGCCGCGTGCCGGTCCAGAAACGGCAGCAGCGCCGAAAGCGTCGCCTGCGGGTTCTCCTCGGCGAGGAAATGGCCGGAATCGACGCCGTGTCCGACCACGTTGTCGCACCAACCCTGCCAGACCTCGAGCGGGCTCGTCGCCGCGCTCGGAATGCCCGCATCGTCCCAGAGCGCGAGCGTCGGACAGGCGATCCGGCGGCCGGCGCCCCGGTCCGCCTCGTCGATGTCGCGGTCGATCGTGGCCCCGGCACGATAGTCGTCGCAGGCGGCGCGGCGATGCCCGGCGTCGCTCCAGCAGGCGCGGTAGTCGGCCAGCGCGCGCGGATCGAAGGCATCGAGGTTGCGCGCCTTGGTCCAGCTCGCGATGGTGAAGTCGAGGAAGCCGGTCGGATCTCCCGACAGGAGCATCTCCGGCAGCGGCTTCGGCTGTGCAAGCATCATCCAGTGATAGGTCTTCATGGCCATGGCGGCACCCATGGTCTGCCACATCTCCGCGGTCGGCACGATGTCGAGCACCGCCATCGCGATCACCGCGTCGGGCCGGTCGAAGGCCATCCGGTAGGTCACCCGGGCGCCGCGATCATGGCCGGCGACGAGGAAGCGCGAGTGGCCGAGCGCCTCCATGACCGCCACCGCGTCCGCTGCCATCATCCGCTTCGAATAGACGATGTTGCCCTCGTCGTTTTCCGGACAGGACGAGCGGCCATAGCCGCGCAGGTCGGGCATCACGCAGGTGAAGCGCTTCGAAAGCTGCGGGTAGACGGCGTGCCACATCGCATGGGACTGCGGAAAACCGTGCAGCAGGAGAAGCGGCGGCCCCTCCCCGCCGATGCGGGCGAAGATCGAGGCCCCGTTCGAGTCGAAACGGGCCACGCGGCTGCCGGGAAACAGGTCGGACATGGTCGGTTCCTCCTTCTGCGCCCCGGTCACCCGCGGCGATCCGTGGCATGCAGGTAGTCTTCGGCGATCATGCGCACCGTTCCCGGGTCCATGACGGAGCCGTGGCCACCGCAGGCCAGCCGGATCGGCAGCGACAGGATCAGCCGCATCGTCGATCGATAGGCGCGGCGGTCCGAGTCCGGCAGGCCGTCGATGAGACCGCCGGGGTAGATCGCGTCGCCGCAGAAGAACAGGCCGTCCGCCTCGTCCAGAAGCCCGATCGAGTCGGGCGAATGGCCGGGCAGCGCGAAGACGGTGAAGCGGCGGTCGCCGAGGTCGATCCGGTCGTTCGGCCGGAGCGCGCGCCCGAGCGGCGCGGGCTGCAGGCGGTAGTCCTCGGAGTTCCATCCCGGGGACGGCGCCCGCGCGACGGCACCGGGATAGCCGCGGAACATGCCGGCATAGGTGAGCGCGTCCGGCATCGCGGCGAAGGCGGCCTCCGACACCGCCGGCCCCGCCCGCTCCTCGAACTCGTGCAGCCCGCC
The nucleotide sequence above comes from Aquibium microcysteis. Encoded proteins:
- a CDS encoding LysE family translocator, coding for MSIETWLAFTAASAVLLIIPGPTILLVVSYALGQGWRTALPMAAGVALGDFTAMTLSMLGIGALLAASATVFTILKWIGAAYLVWLGVKLFRAGGTLQAEPRRSASSSLRMLGHAWLVTALNPKSITFFVAFLPQFLDRSGNFWTQMLIFEATFLVLAFLNALGYALAASRARQAVASPRVLSIVNRTGGTLLVGAGVATVALRSGQ
- a CDS encoding alpha/beta fold hydrolase, producing the protein MSDLFPGSRVARFDSNGASIFARIGGEGPPLLLLHGFPQSHAMWHAVYPQLSKRFTCVMPDLRGYGRSSCPENDEGNIVYSKRMMAADAVAVMEALGHSRFLVAGHDRGARVTYRMAFDRPDAVIAMAVLDIVPTAEMWQTMGAAMAMKTYHWMMLAQPKPLPEMLLSGDPTGFLDFTIASWTKARNLDAFDPRALADYRACWSDAGHRRAACDDYRAGATIDRDIDEADRGAGRRIACPTLALWDDAGIPSAATSPLEVWQGWCDNVVGHGVDSGHFLAEENPQATLSALLPFLDRHAARQ
- a CDS encoding MBL fold metallo-hydrolase, whose protein sequence is MRIADHAARPKAGDDGAAGYEIAVSGYRPVARACMLAARQKDRAMTGDWFQTRIVEPGLTLVTEPFVHEYFSANVFVLQGRDRDLVIDTGMGLRPLRENLPLTPGKPVVAVATHIHLDHVGGLHEFEERAGPAVSEAAFAAMPDALTYAGMFRGYPGAVARAPSPGWNSEDYRLQPAPLGRALRPNDRIDLGDRRFTVFALPGHSPDSIGLLDEADGLFFCGDAIYPGGLIDGLPDSDRRAYRSTMRLILSLPIRLACGGHGSVMDPGTVRMIAEDYLHATDRRG